AAGCACTGCCAGGCAGCGCATTAATACCACCATATCCCGTTTTTCGTCCAATTTTTCATTAAATTGCTTTCACAGTTGTCCCCTCCTTGATATAATTGACTAAGTGATGTCAGTTTTATCTTATCAAGGCAGAAAAGTCCTTCACAATATAAAATCATTATAGCGCAAACTTTCTCCAATAGTTTTTCGTTGAAAGGAACGGTGCTCCGCAATGAAAGCTTTATTTTTAAGAGAAAACAATCAACTTTCTTTAGAAGAAACACCAAAACCGGTTTTACAAAATGATGATGATGTCATACTAAAGGTAACCGCATCATCAATCTGCGGCAGCGATATTCATTTCTGGCAGGGTGACTTTCCGCTTTACCCCAATTTTATTATTGGTCATGAATTTGTAGGTATTGTTGAACAAACGGGCAAAAATGTCAGAAAGTTTGGCGCGGGCGACCGCGTGGCAGCGGCGGCTAATCCATACTGTGGTGTTTGCACTCACTGTAAAGAGGGGAAAGTATACGCTTGTCTCACAAACGGCATGTTCGGGGGCGGCAAATTAATGGGTGATCTGCCCGGTGCCCAGGCCGAGTACGTGCGGGTGCCGGCCGCAGATTCCTGTTTGGTTCCCATACCCGACCACGTTAGCGATAAAGCGGCACTTTTAGTGGGCGACGTGTTATCCACCGGCTATTTTGCAGTTACCAACGGCTGTCCCCAGCCGGGTGACGACATAGCTATTTTCGGGGCGGGCCCTGTGGGACTCTGTGCGCTAGCCTCGGCCAAGCTGTTTAGCCCGGCCCGCATTTTCCTGGTGGATGTGGAGGACTATCGCCTTGAACTGGGCCGCAGCATGGGTGCGACACATATCATTAATCCAAATAATGGCCGGGCCGCCAAGGCCATAAAGAAGATCACCGGCGGTCGTGGAGTAAAACTGGCAGTGGATGCCGTGGGACTGCGGACTACTATTAGCGAATGCATATCCTGTGCAACCGAAGGCGGAGTAGTGTCTCTGGTGGGTATTGGGCCAGCCCGGATGGATGATTTCCCTATTGGCAAGTTATTTTATAAAAACCTAACTTTAAAGGCCGGGTTGGTACCTCTTAACAATATGGACCGGCTGATGAAATTAATTGCAGAAGGCAGGCTGAATGTTGCGCCGCTAATTACCCATGAAATAAAACTGGATGATATTCTGGAAGGTTACCGTATCTTTAAAGACCGTAAAGACAATTGTATTAAGGTAATGATTACCGCCGACTAGCAGGCAAAATAAGCAAAAAATAATTAGCATCAATAATTATATTATGATATCAATTATTCTTTAGGAAGGCGGATTAAAATGATTGGCATGGTAAGACATTTCGGCATTGGCCTCTTAATATATGAAGACATCATAGACTGGGACAATTATGAATTAAAAGTTGACCCTGTGATGAAAATGGAGTTTATATTCGACGGTGTGCGTAAAAAAGTATACGAGGTGATTATTGTTCCTGTTGACCGGCCTTACATCGGTGTTATACTGCCAAGTCTGTGGGGCAAAATCCGCTCAGCCGGGTTGGGCGGTCATGAAATCAACCTGGATGATGTGGATCCCCGGGGTATCGGGGTAAGCGTATACGCCCTGGATACCGCCGCCACAATATTAAACAAAATATCTACCCGGAAAATCAGCCTCAAGGAATTACAACTGCGCTTTTACGAGTATTGGGTGTAGAGCCGGGTAAATATATTAGACAAAGGTAACGTAAACAGAAAATTTTTAATATAGGCACTTAATTTCCATGTATTGCAAACATGCTTTAACAGCATTTATAATATGTTAAGCGTTTAAGCACTAAAGCTAAGCGATTTGAAATATATTTACGGTATGGTCAAGGAGGTTTTTACATGATCCAACAGGTTATCCACGAAACACCAAAGGGTACCGTATTTATTGAAGGCCCCTGCCCGGGATCCTACTTGGCTGAATTGACCATGAACGATAAACTAACCAATTTTCGCCCTCCCGATAAACAAAAAGATGCGCTGATCATGATAACTGAAATGCCCCACGGCATGATTTATATAGCCAGGCACGATAAAGAGATAGTAGGCTATATTACTTTTCACCGACCCGATGAAAGCTCCCGCTGGATCAAACACTCCCATGTTTTGGAATTGGGCGGCATTGAAATAAGCTCGGACTGGCGCCGCTGCAAAATAGCGGAAAACATTTTACAGACAGGCTTTGCCAATCCCGCAATGGAGAATTTTATTGTTATTACTATGGAAATGTGCTGGCATTGGGATACCCGTAACACAAAATTGGATATTTGGGCTTACCAAAGAGTCCTGTGCAACTTGTTTGGCAGTGTGGGTATGAAACGAACCCCAACGGACGATCCCGATATAATAGAACACCCGGCCAATGTACTAATGGCTCGTACAGGGCATAATGTTACCAACAACGATGTAGTTTTATTTGAAAGCATGCGCTTTCAAAACAAATACGGCGATGCGGTAAACCTATTATAAATATTAATGGTAACTTTTAATAATATTTAGCTTAAAGTCAGCATTATTGCAGATTAAAGAAGCCACTTATTGATTAATATCAGTAGGTGGCTTTACATTATTAAGGCGGCGTACTACTTTACACCAAGTTTCCGCCGGCGCCTCGTGCTTTTTGCCGGCATCATTTTAATAGACCGGTGGCAGCCTGTTACCGCCTTTTAACACCTTAATTAAATCAACGTCCTTGTAAAAACCACAGCTTTTAAAAAACTTGCTGCCCGCAAAGGTAGTATTCTCCACAAAAAAGGCTGTGCCGTCAGGAAAGCTTTGTTCCAGGTAGCTGTATAACATCCGTCCCAGCCCCATTCTCCTTAAATCCCGCCGCACCACAAGGAGATCAATTTCCACCAGATCCACTTTATGCAGTCTGAACACGCAAAAGCTTACAGGTATACCGGCTTTCTCGACCAGGAATAATATATAATTATCCTGCAGCTTTTTTAAACCCGCATAATGGGGATTAATTTCACCCATATCTTCAAACTGTATAAAAAAGCTAACAAATTGCCAATAATTTATACGAACCGCGGCACCGGTAACAGGCAATGCTTTTATGCCGCGGTGGGCTTTTCCCTCAGGGTAATACAGATAGAAAGATACCGCCGCAGGATTCATACGTTCGCCTCCCCGACAGTTACAACCAGTTACTAAACGACATATTATGCAATTTATCCGCCAAGCCCGGACTCCGCACGCCTTGGTTGCCGCTTCCATACACGGCATTCTCCCCGGCAAATCATCAGGAGTCGGTACTAAAACATTTCCTAAAGCAGTTCCCTTTCCATGCCAATAACTTCCACACCGTTATGACTCTCCACAAAACGAACCACCGAGTCCAGTACCTTTTGCGTATGTGCCATTTCGCCGCTAACAGCGCTAATGCCCACCGTAGAATAATTCCAGCTGTCCTGCCGGCCGACCTCCGCTACTGATATATTAAAACGGTGCTTCAACCTTTCCAGCAAGCTTTTTAACACTTTTCTTTTTTCTTTTAGAGAATCCGCCCCAGCCAGTAATAATTCCAAGGTTAATATTCCCACCACCATACGATTCCCTCCCCATGTACTCTCTTAATACACCGCGCGCCAACGACCACATAGCTATATTTACGGACTTCCCGGCAAGCTATCCGGTTCTATCAAAAAAAATAGCCCGTAAGGGCAAACGGTTAACAACAAATTGTTTATGTTATTACAAAAACGCCACTGGGAGGGTTAAGCTTTTGGCCGGGCGATGTGAAAGTTTTCTCGCCCTGCAATAATAAGAAGACTTTCACGCACATCAATAATCAAGATTTTTCATAAATTCATTATACTCATCCTCAGAAACCGTACGCCAGCTCAGCTTACCAGATCGCGTTACCCCAATAAGCTGGTGAATAATCTCCGTATCTTCAATATGCGGCGTCAAATCAATTTTTTGCGTACCCTGCGGCGTTCCATTAAATAATATTACAGGTTCCTCCACACTGCCTTCCACCCATTTACCTTCATAGCTTTCGTACTCCTCCATCCCAAAGGGCGGCTCTTTCAGCCAGTAAATATACGTTATCCTGGCTTCTCCGCCAGCCACCAGCAACGTTAGCCGGAGGTGATCTTTATACATAATACACACTTTATTCAACACTTGAATCCACCTACAGTATATGTGATTTTTATCACTATTTTACAATTATTCATATTAAAAGTCAATAACTTATTGGCGATGATTTCTATCCAATATTACCACAATTATAATTGCCCAGTCTATGTTTTTAAACAAAAGATAGCAAAAAAAATCCCTGGTCGGGGGGAGTTTTTCCGGCCAGGGGGAGGCTAAAGTATGCCAAGATTTATAAATTTATATAAACCAGCAGTTTACCCGGCTTGCTCAGTATTGCCGGAATTATACCAACATTACCTACTCGCCGAAGGTAATCTGCCGGTTACTATCAACAAAACCGCCATGGCTGTACACAGCTGTAAGCAGCTGCATATCAGGTTCAGCAGTAATTATTCCACATTACATCAACGGATCCATAGTCAGTGCGGGGTGCCCCTTCTCTTCCAGGAAGGACATAATTTCCTCGCCGCTGGTACCTACGGTTTCGTCGGCAATCTTATCCACAAAGTCTTTGCCCAAACCGGCGTTTTCCGCTGCTTCTTCCAAGGCGGGCCGCAGCTCTTCCTTCAGTGCCTTGGGTATCCACACCAGCCTGCCCAAGCCGCCGTCGGCGGGCACAAACTTGGGTGAGCCCAGGTATGATTTGCCGATGCCCATAAAGCCGGGCATCTGAGCGCCGCCGCCGATGGTGCCGGCCAGCGTGGAGAAGGTCATACCGGACGGGGTCATGCCGCCGTGCTCCCGGTTTACGACCATAAAGCCGTTGCATTCGGGCACCATGGCCAGGATGCACTCAAAGCAGCCGCAGGAGGTCATCGGGTATTCCATAATGGTATAGAAGTTAACGGCCTCAACAGTGCGCTGAGAGTTAACAAATGTGAATTCGTTAAAGGACTTCCACTGGCCCTTGACTTCGTCTATTACGCCTTCCTTGGGAACGGGCTGATTGGCGCCGTGCGGGTTAATTTCATAAGCCGCTTTGGCATCCAGCCAGCTCACCGCGCCGCACAGACCGACTCGCTCGGGGGCGATCACGCACACGTGGGTGGGCGCAAAGCTCTGGCACAGGGTGCAGGAGTAAAAGGTGTCCACTTTCTCGTCCCGCAGTTCTTTAAGGCGGTCGTCACGCTTCTTGTAATATTCGCGGGCCAATTCGCGCATTTCCAGCACTTTTTGCTCGTCACTGTAAATGGTAACCGCAATGCGGTCCACGATAGCGGAGAATTCGGATTTAAACTTGGCGTACAGTATTTCGCCGATATGCTTTAAGCGGAAGCCCTTGGCATAGGCTTCTTTACTGATCCGAATCCAGTTGATATCCCGCTGGGCCGTGTGCCACAAACCTTCGCCGTAGTTGGAGAAGTAGTGGATGCGGCGCTCCAGCACGGGTTCAAAGTCTTCTTCCATCTTGCGGCCGTATACGTCCACGACGATACCGATGGGCATCCGGCTGCCTTCGGGTACGGTGTCGACGTCCGGGCCGACAAGCTCGATTTTACCGTCTTCAATGGTGTCGTCACCCATGCGCACCAGCTCAAAGCCGGGGGTCTTGGTGCCGCCGAATTCAACGTACATATCCTTCTTGCGGATGGACTCGCCTTCGAAGGCGGGACCCACGGTAATGGGCACGTCGATATCCACGGAGGTAATTTTAATGCCCCGTACTTCCAGGCAGGTCTGTACGATCTTCTCATAGTCGGGCTCGCTGACGAACCAGTCTTTAATTTGCTTGTCCGCGGGCAGCTCCTGGTCGGTGATGACCGGGAAGCCTATGTTGATGGCGCCCATGGCGGCGGCGGTCTTGACCATGTCGTGTTCGCCCAGATACATGATGAAAGCCAGTACGCGGCGGTGCTGGTAGTCGCGTTGGGCATTGTAATCGCCCGGCTTGATACCGCCGAACGCCATGCCGGCCCGCAACGCATAGCTGCCGGCGTGGACCACCTGGGTAAAGTTGCCCAGCGGGAAAGCAGCTAAATCCACACCCAGCTTAACGCCTTCTTCCAGCAGTTGTTCAATTATTTCATCGCACAGGAACAGCATCAGGCCTTTGGCCATAAGGCTGTCCACAATCTTCTTGGCGGATTTGCTATCTTTGGCGCGGCCCAGAATAACCGCTTCGCCGGGGATGGTCCAGTCCACCAGTTTGGTGCCGTATTGGCGCACTCCGGGGTCACCGATGAACCCGGTCCAGGGAGCTACGTGCAGCGGATTTTCGGGGGTGTTTTTAATATACCTGACGGCCTCGATAATATCGGCGGCGTACCAGGTAGCTTCGCCCCACTTGCGGGCGTTGGCAAAAGTTTTTTCTTCTTTAACGGCGGCCCGCATACGGTTGAGCACCGGTACACAGTCGCCCAGAGTTTTAATTTCCTCGCCGCTTAAGCAGCGGATGACCGGCAGAAAGTAAGCAGTATCGGGATACCCCACGGAATGATCCTTGCCGTAGGTGCGGATAGCCTGATTAAGCAGTATCTCCGCGTAGCTGAGGGCGGTAATGGTGCCCTCGTAGGCTTCCTTGAACAGCTTTTTGGGCTCCTTGCCCGCTTCGATGGCGCCTTCGAAAATTTGATCAAAGTTAATGGCTTCGCTCACTTCTATTTCCCTCCCTTTCGTGGTATTTTACCAGTTTTGGCACAGACTGGTCTCCAGATCCTCGGCTACCTGGCGGTGTACGCCCAGTTTCCAGGTTCTGTATTCCAGAGCGTTAAGCAGTTTTTCAATGGATGTTTCGATATCGGGTTCGAGAATGAAATAACCGCCAAACACGTCGCCGGCTATTTGGGTAAGGATGCTGTAAATAAGATCGCAGCCTTCCACCGGCGGCATGGTACCTACATGAGTAGGCATACCGATATCCAAGCACCAGGTACCAATACTGGTAGCTTTACCACTCATGGCTTCAGGGGCAGAAGCTACAAACGGTACTTTCGGGGTGTCTACACCGAGATCTTCGGCCATCAGCATCAAGAGCTCGGCGCCGCGAGAGTTGTCCACACAAGAGCCAATATGGAATACCGGAGGCAGACCTACACTGAGGCCTGATTTTTCATTGAGGCGCTTGAGGAAACTTTTCAGTCCTTCGCCGCAGTATTCATCGACTTTATCCGGGTCCATCATGCCGACCTTGGCACAGGCCTGGGCATGGCAACCGGTTGAGATAACAAATACGTCATTTTTCAGCATGCCTTTGGCAATTTCAATATGGGCCTGATCCTGGAAGGTTTTCAGGTTGGAGCAGCCTACCATAAAGGCTACGCCTTTTAATTCCCCGCTGGTGATGGCTTCGTTAAGTACCCGGATGGGATTTTCAGAATTAACTTTGCCAAACAGAGCAAGGAGTGCTTCAATGCTCCAGCCGGCTACTACTTTGTTCTTGATGTTGGGGATGTGTACCGGCCGGTTGCCGCGCTCTTGGAAAGCTTCGATGCCGTAACGGATTACTTCTTTGGCGTTTTCCATGGCCGTGGCTTCCTGATAGTCGATGTGCATGGTGCCGGGGTTTTTGACGAGATCCGAAGTCGTGATCAGTTTGGTGCCGAAGCACTGGGCTACGGTGTTTAAACCGGGCATGATGCACTGTACGTCAACTACCATGCAGTCTACGGCGCCGGTGCAAATGGCCAGTTCCTGGGATGAGAAGGAGGTAACCAGGGGTACCCCTTGGCGCATAAGCACTTC
This genomic interval from Desulfoscipio sp. XC116 contains the following:
- the cooS gene encoding anaerobic carbon-monoxide dehydrogenase catalytic subunit; its protein translation is MPRFRDPSLTSRPSNKSPRVIDPKNAKRSVDPAVLEMIDVAKEKGVITAFDRVLAQQPQCQFGYKGICCRFCMMGPCRIKADEGPASRGICGANAWTIVARSVGLMILTGCASHAQHGNHIAHVLHMIAEGQAPDYSIKDPEKLIRICKKVDIETEGKDNNTLAKELAEKALDDFKRLKGEGEATWTTKMLIDKRLENYRERNVMPHGLHAVISDLVTQAHVGMDNDPVNIVFSAVRVGLADLAGKWIATDLSDIIFGTPQPVISEANMGVLEPRKVNIILHGHNPLLSEMIVAAARELEDEAKAAGAEGIQLSGICCTGNEVLMRQGVPLVTSFSSQELAICTGAVDCMVVDVQCIMPGLNTVAQCFGTKLITTSDLVKNPGTMHIDYQEATAMENAKEVIRYGIEAFQERGNRPVHIPNIKNKVVAGWSIEALLALFGKVNSENPIRVLNEAITSGELKGVAFMVGCSNLKTFQDQAHIEIAKGMLKNDVFVISTGCHAQACAKVGMMDPDKVDEYCGEGLKSFLKRLNEKSGLSVGLPPVFHIGSCVDNSRGAELLMLMAEDLGVDTPKVPFVASAPEAMSGKATSIGTWCLDIGMPTHVGTMPPVEGCDLIYSILTQIAGDVFGGYFILEPDIETSIEKLLNALEYRTWKLGVHRQVAEDLETSLCQNW
- a CDS encoding DUF503 domain-containing protein, giving the protein MVVGILTLELLLAGADSLKEKRKVLKSLLERLKHRFNISVAEVGRQDSWNYSTVGISAVSGEMAHTQKVLDSVVRFVESHNGVEVIGMERELL
- a CDS encoding GNAT family N-acetyltransferase, with amino-acid sequence MIQQVIHETPKGTVFIEGPCPGSYLAELTMNDKLTNFRPPDKQKDALIMITEMPHGMIYIARHDKEIVGYITFHRPDESSRWIKHSHVLELGGIEISSDWRRCKIAENILQTGFANPAMENFIVITMEMCWHWDTRNTKLDIWAYQRVLCNLFGSVGMKRTPTDDPDIIEHPANVLMARTGHNVTNNDVVLFESMRFQNKYGDAVNLL
- the acsB gene encoding acetyl-CoA decarbonylase/synthase complex subunit alpha/beta translates to MSEAINFDQIFEGAIEAGKEPKKLFKEAYEGTITALSYAEILLNQAIRTYGKDHSVGYPDTAYFLPVIRCLSGEEIKTLGDCVPVLNRMRAAVKEEKTFANARKWGEATWYAADIIEAVRYIKNTPENPLHVAPWTGFIGDPGVRQYGTKLVDWTIPGEAVILGRAKDSKSAKKIVDSLMAKGLMLFLCDEIIEQLLEEGVKLGVDLAAFPLGNFTQVVHAGSYALRAGMAFGGIKPGDYNAQRDYQHRRVLAFIMYLGEHDMVKTAAAMGAINIGFPVITDQELPADKQIKDWFVSEPDYEKIVQTCLEVRGIKITSVDIDVPITVGPAFEGESIRKKDMYVEFGGTKTPGFELVRMGDDTIEDGKIELVGPDVDTVPEGSRMPIGIVVDVYGRKMEEDFEPVLERRIHYFSNYGEGLWHTAQRDINWIRISKEAYAKGFRLKHIGEILYAKFKSEFSAIVDRIAVTIYSDEQKVLEMRELAREYYKKRDDRLKELRDEKVDTFYSCTLCQSFAPTHVCVIAPERVGLCGAVSWLDAKAAYEINPHGANQPVPKEGVIDEVKGQWKSFNEFTFVNSQRTVEAVNFYTIMEYPMTSCGCFECILAMVPECNGFMVVNREHGGMTPSGMTFSTLAGTIGGGAQMPGFMGIGKSYLGSPKFVPADGGLGRLVWIPKALKEELRPALEEAAENAGLGKDFVDKIADETVGTSGEEIMSFLEEKGHPALTMDPLM
- a CDS encoding alcohol dehydrogenase catalytic domain-containing protein — translated: MKALFLRENNQLSLEETPKPVLQNDDDVILKVTASSICGSDIHFWQGDFPLYPNFIIGHEFVGIVEQTGKNVRKFGAGDRVAAAANPYCGVCTHCKEGKVYACLTNGMFGGGKLMGDLPGAQAEYVRVPAADSCLVPIPDHVSDKAALLVGDVLSTGYFAVTNGCPQPGDDIAIFGAGPVGLCALASAKLFSPARIFLVDVEDYRLELGRSMGATHIINPNNGRAAKAIKKITGGRGVKLAVDAVGLRTTISECISCATEGGVVSLVGIGPARMDDFPIGKLFYKNLTLKAGLVPLNNMDRLMKLIAEGRLNVAPLITHEIKLDDILEGYRIFKDRKDNCIKVMITAD
- a CDS encoding GNAT family N-acetyltransferase is translated as MNPAAVSFYLYYPEGKAHRGIKALPVTGAAVRINYWQFVSFFIQFEDMGEINPHYAGLKKLQDNYILFLVEKAGIPVSFCVFRLHKVDLVEIDLLVVRRDLRRMGLGRMLYSYLEQSFPDGTAFFVENTTFAGSKFFKSCGFYKDVDLIKVLKGGNRLPPVY